The Mycteria americana isolate JAX WOST 10 ecotype Jacksonville Zoo and Gardens chromosome 2, USCA_MyAme_1.0, whole genome shotgun sequence genome contains the following window.
ATAATCCTGAGACTAGTGATAATCAGAGATGTTTCTTTCCTCAGCCGGTCTATCCACCTCTGCCCCCCTACCCTGATGCCCAACCCCACCAGACTTCATCCTAAGGTCCACTCCAGCCAACCAACTGCTCATGAAAGAACGAGAGCCATGGCGAGGGGGGAAGCACGGGATACCTGAACTAGTGAAGCAGTCGAGAAATACTGAAAGATGTTAGGCTGAAGCCATCAGCCTAACATTTGAATACCCCCGCTGGGCTATCATCTCCATTTTGGCTATCAAACAGCCATGGCTGTGAGATGACAGATGTTTCCTATGCGGGAGCGTCAGGCTCCCAAGCAGTGCACAGCAGAGGTATCCCTGACCACAAATACTGTACCGCAGCGCAGGATGCCACATCACTGTCACCGTCCTTCTCGCGTGCCTGACCTCCCCAACCACACTGACAAGAGCCATTATTCAGCATATTACTGGAAAGGACAGAGCTGTCAGCACTGCCAGAGGTAACGGTTCATCAGCACTTCCCCTCTCCACAATATCCCTTTTGCAGAAGTCCAAGAGTCCCCTGTCCCTATTCATGTCCAGCTGGAAGTTTGAATAGAAGCCAGAGAGAAAAGTTAGTTTCCCAATGCCGTAAACTAGATGTCAGACCAGCTGGGACAGATTTTACATGTGGAGATGAAAGGGTGAGAGTTATTTCAAAATCCTTGTTGCATTCTTACATTTCTGTATCAAGCAGCAAGTTTAGCAAGAGAGGCATCCCCAGCACTGTTGCCTGATTACCttactcaaaaaaaccaaaaaaaaccaaaacaacaaaacccacaaacttcTCTCAGCTTCTCAGCCATTAACACCAGAAGCACCATCCCACTCGACCACACCACAAACAGACCTTGCTCCATGCCCACTAGCTCAGTGAAATCGGGGAACTGCCTGGCGCTGGGACAGCACggcctccccaggcagctgccccaCGTCTCGCACCCCCGAGGAGGAGCGGTCCCTCCAGCTCAGCAGATGCCCCATGACGGCTCGTTAATGAGCTGTGTCACCCTTGCAGGACAAGCCATGGCATTCCACGCTTGTTACACAGCCCAAACCATCCTGCACATGACTGTGCTCTCAAGCCTTTTTGATTTGAGGAGCGGATCTGAGGGAGAGCGGACTACAGCCCTAATGCTGATGTTAAGGAGGTCACCATCCAAACAAGACTTTCTGGAGATGAGGCACTGGCAGTTCCCAGCTTGGCAGCTCTGAGAGAGGCAGATGTAGCGCTGCATCCTGCCTCCCAAAGTGGCAGAAAGATGCTCTGGGAAACATTGTAAGAAACAGGGTACATACAGAGCATCCCTTCCCCTGCTATTCCCCCCCAGCTTCTGGCAGGACAGACAGTCCTCTGTGCCTTGTTCAAAAGGCTCTTGATGGAGAAACAATCCTTAACCAACCATTAACAGGCTCAACGTGACCGACCGTAACAGCTCAGTCTTCCCCGCACAgatgtgtgtacacacataccTCCTCAGGAGGTCCTCCACCTTTCAAGGACTATAGCGGCTTTATCAAGGGACGGTCACTACAGTCCCAGCATTAAGACTCAACCAGGCTTCCATGCAAGAAGTGGGAAACATTTAATAATCCTGGGAAGGAGCAAGCCCCACTAGGATCAAAACAGGACTCGAGAGTACCCAAACCCCAAAGGCATTAACCTACAACGCTGCATGGAGCTGGGCCTACAGGTCAGGTGCTGCCTCTTACCTGTTCTCCAGCAGCGTCATGCACACGACCTCCCGCACGCCTGGGTTGTTGGCTTTCTCGATGGAGCAGCTTTGCAGGTTCCAGGTAGCTACCCTCAGGACGGGTCTGCCATCTCTCACCCCCCCGAACATCTCCACAGAGGGGCGAGTGGATATGATCTGGGTTGGACCCCCAGGAGGAAAGTCCAAGTCCTCGCTCTGGAGGCTCAGAGAAGTGGGGCTGGGGTGAGGCTTGGCAGTGAAGTTGAGGCCGCCGTTGGTGTTCGTCGAAGGGGGCCGGGACCGCTCTGCGAAAATCTGATGCCTGATTTTGTCCAGAAAGGAGGAATTGATGCAGTCCATCCTCACCAGGTCCTCGATACTTTTGAAGGGCCCGTGCTCTTTACGGTAGTCCACGATGCTGTTGGCAATCTTCTCGGTGATGCCACGGATGCTCATGAGCTGGGCCGGGGTGGCGGTGTTAATGTTGATCTTGGTGGCGGAGAGGTGGTGCTCAGAGGCCAGGTCCTTGCGCAGGGAGCTGGGCGAGTGCTGCGCCGAGCTGCCCTTGCTGCTCACGCAGATCTCAAACTTCACCTGCTCCAGCTTGGCCGCCCCCACCCCGCTCACCAGCGCCAGGTCCTCCACTTTCTTGAAGCCACCGATGTACTCCCGGTACTCCACGATGTTCTGCGCCACTACCCGGGTGACCCCGGGCAGGGTCATCAGCTCCTCCTCCGTGGCCGTGTTGATGTTGAGCCTCTCCTGGTTGACGAGGATGTTGCTGAAGTTGCACGCCGCGCTGAACTTGCGGCTGTGGCACAGGTCCGCCGGGTCGCGGGGGATGGAGCGgtggcagcccaggctgcccccCATCTCaccgcctcctccgccgccgcaCCGGGCCGCTGCCGAAGCCGGGGGAGCGGGCGaggggcgctgccggggctgcccgcccgcgaCTCATGGACCCCCGCGGGAGGCCGGCGAGGCCCCGCGGCTCCGCGCCAGGGGACGGACGGCGGCGGCTGCAGGGCACCCTGCGGACAGACCCGACGCGACGCGACGCGACGCGACACGATCGATCAGGCGGACCCCGGCGCCCCCGCGGAGGGGCCCCgcgcccttcctcctcctcctcctcctcctccccgccctcctCCGGGGACACGGCCGCTCCCTTGGCGCCGGAGCTGCCGCCGCagaccctgcctgcctgcctgcctgcctgcctgcccgcccgcccagccccagcaccggccccagccccggcccgccgcgccgctccgctccagCCCCCGGCGCTGACGGCGGCCGCTGCCGGTACCCCACGCCCCGCCGGCGGTAGTAGTAGCTCGGCGGGAGCTCCCGCCCCCTCGGCCGGgcgaggcggggccgggcgccgccgccaccgcctcccggGGCGTcacccgccccgcgcccgcccccgcccggcagcggcggggccggcccgggctgCGAGAGCGGCCGTCCCGGCGGGGCTTCCGCCGGCATCCCGGCCCTGGCTCCGTCCCCGGGCGCCTGCGTGGGgcgggggaggatgaggaggggtgGCTCCTCCTGTCCCGCATGGGCACTCGCCCCCGAAAGGTGGGGTCGGGCTCGCAGGGCCCAGGGGGACCCACGCGGCCCTGCTGCTGTCACCTTGCTGTTAAGGGcaggcttttctcttcctccGGGTGAAGGGGATGCCGGGGTCTCAGGTGCTCAGACGCTCTCTGCAGCGTGCCCAGCCCTGAAGTTCCTTGGGCTCGCCTCTCGGCAGCTGGCAGGGCGTAAGTCTCTTTTTCAAACCTCCTGAAAGCCTCATCAGTCATCTCCACtggcttttttttgctgttgcaggCACTACGCTTTCATACATCTGTGtaaagtctgctttttttttctcaagcaatCGTGAGAGTGCTCGTCAAACTGAAACTCCCTGCAGAATGATGCCTTTGGACAACCTAGATCTGCGTACTAGGTCTGCCTCAGCCCACGGCCCCTGGTCTACTGCGTGCCTAGCCTTTCCCTGAGACAGAGTACCACCGTTCCACACCGAAATTGTCGTTCTGTGTCACTCGGCCGTATCAGCCGTTCTGTATCAGCCTGAGCTGGCTTTAAGGTAGTTCGTTCATGCCCTGAGAGCCGCAGCAGCCCTTCGGTGACTTGGTAAAGTCACCGAAGTATTTACCCAGCTTCTACTGCATCGAGTCCCATGCTGCGCTGTCTGCAATGCTATCTGTAGCCAAATTAGCTCATTTAACACTAGCTTGACTGTGCCCACACAGGAGTGACTGCAATGTCAATGAATCCAAAATATAATCAGTGGGTGTAATtgaaaggaagggggaggaaaaccGAAAGAAAGAGCAACATATGCTTGCAGATGCCAGCTACGCACCCTGATGCTGCCTGATGCTGACAgtatacatatatttcttttaGCCGGACGGAATATGGTGCACGTGTATTTTCAACATCAAGACTCTTGGTTGGCCCTCTAATGAAAGTTAAGCTTGTAATAGCGGcttatgcatgtatttttcatgGCAAGTTAATGGAAATTATTCGGGTTCACCTAAAATAAAAGGTTGAATTTGTTCAGCTTcttgaggaaggggaaggagaatgcAACGTGCATAAGGGAATGCAGGCTGCGCTGGGCTTTCAGATTGCACAGGGGCACTGCTGCTTTAACATTTGCACTAGATATTCTGCTGCGGATCACACATTTCTCTTCTGTTCGCCTGAGCAATAGAGTTAGTTAATTATCATTACGGGAATGGGTACTGGCTGCATTAGGGTATTGGCTCTCTGCTGACTGTTGGAGTGGAGAAAGTGCTCACTTAGGTGATTAAATGCTTCCACGTCTACTGGAAAGTGCTCTGTGCTCTGCGATAACAGCGGCCAATGCAGCAGAAGTCATGCTGGGCCTAATCCTGCTGGGATGATaccagcacagagctggaaaCGATTAACCATTGAAACAAGCATCCTTTGCAAGGCAATATTATTACGGTAATAGCTCCACAAGCTGTTACCTCAATGGAGAACCTACTCTTCTGCTTTCTACAGCACGTTGTTTCAAATTGATCCAGGCTCATTAAATAAGTTTTGAAGCCGAAAAGCACCAAAATCCATCTGAGGCATCATCTACGTTGCAGGCAGCACGaggttttctgtgtttcagaggGAAGGCACGAGcatctccagaaagaaaataacagatgtCCCTCTCGTCCAGCACTTTCTGTTGTCAGCAGGTACTCAACATTTTTTGAATCTGCAGCACCGAGATAACTTGCAAGGCTGGATGCAGCTGAGGGAGTGGAACTCAGAGGGTTGCAATGGGTGTCCCATCACCTAATCCAGAATATGACCCATGCTAATGGCAGGTacaggggagagaaggggggtTATCACTTCATTAGCCTCTTACCCTTATTTTTTTGTCAACACTATGAAAATGACAGTTACAGGGAGCTTACTGAGCTCTGAGTCAACTTTTGACACATCTTGGTATTTTTGGGAAGTGCCAAAAGCTGTGAAAAGGTACAGGTTTGGTTTATactttaaaaggttaaaaaaaaaaaataagatgagTCGACTGGCTTGACATCAGTGTTAGGCAATCCGTTAACATGAGAAAGCTAAAAATGGGGCGCAGTCAGTAAATGATTGAAAAAACAATGGCGAAATTATTGACAGCCAGTGTAGGCAACAGAAGATAAATCTTGTGAAACCCAGGTAGATACTAGATTTTATCTTCGATCCAATCCCAAGCTCAgtgtatttaaatttattcaaGAAGTGATTGATCGTGGTCTGTTGGTAGGCACTGGCTGGCAGGTAGCCTGCCTGGGCTGCTCGGCACCTGACGTGGCAAGTGGCCACAAATCCGGGATTCCTGGATCTCTGTCAGCCCCAACAGGTTAGAGAGCTCCGAGACGCCGTGGGTGGCTTATTCCTCAGGATCCACAGCTCACTGCCTACCGAGCAGCtggctgcctgccagggctggcTTAAAAACCTCTCAACAGAGGCAAAATTGAGTTTTGCTGCTTTGAGGGTGGAAATGCGGGGCTGACCTCCCACGACCAGGCAGGCTTCGGCAgtgagaggagaggggaggacaCCTGCAAAAGGCCCTCAGGAGCAGCCACCGCCCATCACACAGGGTGTTTTCATATATCACTGTATGGTGTTGCAAAGCAGGCAACAAGGGAGCAACGGTTTTATCACTGCCCAGCAGCCATCTGATGATCTTGGGCTTGCTTTGCCACTGTCTAGAGCCCCCATAGGCTGACCAACTTGCACCCTGTCCCCCCAAGCAGCTAGTGAAACAGGTTCCTGGGCAGCCAAGTGGCACTGGGACAAGTAGCTGGCCACGCGGGAAACCCAGGGGTAGGGTAGTGTCATCTGCTTGCCAGCTTTGGAGGTCTCAAACTCCTCTTCCCTGCAGGAATTGTTcaaagtggaaagaagaaaactaaactTTTTCCATAGGAAGGAAGTTCTCCAACACTTAAAGCTTTTAAACGCAATGTTTAAGGAAGAGATGGAACTGCTTGAACACATAAAGGTGGGGTGGATGCAGATACTGCTGAGCAATGTTTTTTGACTTAAGTCAGACAAAGAATCAGCCTAGAAGGCACGACATTTTAAAGGCTTAACTTCTCAGCACTTTTAAGATGgtcttaaaaaaatctattagtcTATTCTCACATTTCCCAAAATGCATCATTGA
Protein-coding sequences here:
- the EEPD1 gene encoding endonuclease/exonuclease/phosphatase family domain-containing protein 1, which produces MGGSLGCHRSIPRDPADLCHSRKFSAACNFSNILVNQERLNINTATEEELMTLPGVTRVVAQNIVEYREYIGGFKKVEDLALVSGVGAAKLEQVKFEICVSSKGSSAQHSPSSLRKDLASEHHLSATKININTATPAQLMSIRGITEKIANSIVDYRKEHGPFKSIEDLVRMDCINSSFLDKIRHQIFAERSRPPSTNTNGGLNFTAKPHPSPTSLSLQSEDLDFPPGGPTQIISTRPSVEMFGGVRDGRPVLRVATWNLQSCSIEKANNPGVREVVCMTLLENSIKLLAVQELVDREALEKFCMELNQPTLPNIRKWKGPRGCWKGVVSEKPSGQLHKGVEYSGFLWDTTAGIELKDASSQESAQTNGNGKHSYPHPYLAHFKVGMNDLTLVNLHLALSSSAGENTGKNHDSHKLAAFAQTLQETLKGEKDVIILGDFNQAPDSSDHDILRKEKFYHLVPSSTFTNISTKNPQGSKSLDNIWISRSLKKVFTGHWAVVREGLTNPWIPDNWSWGGVASDHCPVLAEFYLEKDWNRKEVTRNGNGVTVERNDSHAKHER